A genomic stretch from Marinobacter fonticola includes:
- a CDS encoding patatin-like phospholipase family protein has translation MSSPLPLSSVLTIRAGRRAYERIRADGLNAGDVHVIPGAAGGPKALGISGLDKAIFGDWLPAAPQVRSLIGASIGSWRFAAIASGEPREQLSRLADLYTSQRFPKGVSMAEVTRRSVTFLEELLGGREEAILSHPHYRLSIVVVRSLGMLQHDTRGRLALGLMTAISANMVSRRHLGRFLERGILHDPRDKAPLGDLIDFRSHHVPLSRDNLTAALLASASIPMVMSGVKSIAGAPEGLYRDGGLLDYHLDLPYEQPGVVLYPHFTDRIIPGWFDKTLPWRRGDATRMQDVVLIAPSRDYLAQLPDKKLPDRKDFERYIGNDDARERAWRRAAAESDRLGDAFLELLENGRIADVVQPL, from the coding sequence ATGTCTTCACCTTTGCCACTGTCCTCGGTTTTGACGATTCGTGCCGGTCGCCGTGCCTACGAGCGTATCCGCGCCGATGGGTTGAACGCCGGAGACGTGCACGTGATTCCCGGCGCTGCCGGCGGTCCCAAGGCGTTGGGCATCAGCGGGCTGGACAAGGCGATTTTTGGCGATTGGCTGCCGGCGGCGCCCCAGGTGCGCTCGCTGATCGGCGCGTCCATTGGCAGCTGGCGGTTTGCCGCCATCGCGTCCGGCGAGCCGCGCGAACAGCTGTCGCGGCTGGCGGACCTCTACACCAGTCAGCGTTTCCCCAAGGGTGTTAGCATGGCGGAAGTGACGCGGCGCAGCGTGACGTTCCTGGAAGAGCTGCTCGGCGGTCGGGAAGAGGCGATCCTCAGCCATCCGCATTATCGCTTGAGCATTGTGGTGGTCCGCAGCCTGGGGATGCTCCAGCACGATACCCGGGGCCGCCTGGCGCTGGGCCTGATGACTGCCATCAGCGCCAATATGGTGAGTCGTCGCCACTTGGGACGTTTTCTCGAACGCGGGATCCTGCATGATCCGCGTGACAAGGCCCCGTTGGGCGACCTGATCGATTTCCGTAGCCATCACGTGCCTCTAAGCCGGGATAATCTGACGGCAGCGCTGTTGGCGTCTGCGTCGATACCCATGGTGATGTCCGGCGTCAAGAGTATTGCCGGTGCGCCGGAGGGCCTCTATCGGGACGGCGGTCTGCTCGACTATCACCTCGACCTGCCGTACGAGCAGCCGGGGGTGGTGCTTTATCCGCATTTCACGGACCGGATCATTCCCGGCTGGTTCGACAAGACGCTGCCGTGGCGCCGGGGCGATGCCACGCGCATGCAGGACGTGGTCCTCATCGCGCCTTCGCGGGACTATCTGGCGCAATTGCCGGATAAGAAGCTGCCAGATCGCAAGGATTTCGAGCGCTATATCGGTAACGACGACGCTCGAGAGAGGGCGTGGCGCCGGGCGGCAGCGGAAAGCGACCGGCTGGGGGACGCTTTTCTCGAGCTGCTGGAAAACGGACGCATCGCCGATGTCGTGCAGCCTCTCTGA
- a CDS encoding TetR/AcrR family transcriptional regulator, which produces MARATHGEATRQNIVLTALKLYAEHGLDGVSLRTLSAESGTRNSAAAHYHFGSRLGVLEAVVTFITDYTRPRFESGFTAIEAHPSPSLRDVVKAMTTHYLSLTLSPDWGPSALRFMAHLHADNTPDIVQLMNTHFRPDVERIEAQLHRVLPHIPRDILRIRLAFTFVSLIHGAAEIDRLSNTPFGNIRPDDRTLFAYFVDFVEGGLSFVPKNCS; this is translated from the coding sequence ATGGCCCGCGCAACCCACGGCGAAGCGACCCGACAGAACATCGTTCTTACCGCCCTGAAGCTCTATGCCGAGCACGGCCTGGACGGCGTTTCCCTACGTACCCTCAGTGCTGAATCCGGCACCCGTAACTCGGCCGCCGCCCATTACCACTTCGGTAGCCGGCTGGGGGTGCTGGAAGCGGTGGTCACATTCATCACCGACTATACCCGGCCTCGGTTCGAAAGCGGCTTTACGGCGATTGAAGCCCATCCGTCCCCATCCCTGCGGGACGTCGTGAAAGCGATGACCACGCACTATCTTTCCCTCACGCTATCGCCGGATTGGGGGCCATCCGCGCTACGCTTCATGGCGCATCTGCATGCAGACAACACACCGGACATCGTACAATTAATGAACACCCACTTCCGCCCGGATGTCGAACGCATCGAAGCACAGCTTCACCGGGTGCTGCCGCATATCCCGCGGGATATCCTGCGCATTCGCCTGGCTTTTACCTTCGTCAGCCTGATCCATGGCGCAGCGGAGATCGATAGATTGTCCAATACCCCGTTCGGCAATATCCGTCCAGACGACCGTACGCTGTTCGCCTATTTTGTGGATTTCGTCGAGGGTGGCCTCTCGTTCGTCCCGAAGAACTGCTCATAA
- a CDS encoding diguanylate cyclase domain-containing protein has product MIVLPETRLQSAVEQARQLLTTLSLAPFHSDIQITASAGVTEVIKGETWSTWLNRADQALDSAKAAGRNQVVSLDGWSRKTHPEADSIAADIRPQKSQR; this is encoded by the coding sequence ATGATCGTACTGCCGGAGACCCGGCTGCAATCCGCTGTAGAACAGGCGCGGCAACTGCTGACGACCCTCAGCCTGGCGCCGTTTCACAGCGATATCCAAATCACCGCCAGTGCCGGGGTCACGGAAGTTATCAAGGGGGAAACCTGGTCAACCTGGCTCAATCGTGCCGACCAGGCGCTCGACTCCGCCAAGGCAGCGGGCCGTAACCAGGTCGTCAGCCTGGATGGCTGGAGCCGGAAAACCCATCCGGAAGCCGATTCCATCGCCGCGGACATCAGGCCGCAGAAATCACAACGCTGA
- a CDS encoding alpha/beta fold hydrolase, with product MERVVSLDIPASDAATGIPVHRWQQGGKWFSYGEHAIFSRMEGSGEVLLLLHGFPTASWDWNRLWRPLSQARQLLVADMLGFGFSDKPIDYDYSIVDQADLQQGWLEALGVKRVHLLAHDYGCSVAQELLARDQEEGLPFEIASVCFLNGALFPEVHQPILIQRLLAGPLGGLVSRGLTRRVFDHNFAKLFAPASKPSAAELDNFWQLLDYNNGRGILPRLIRYMEERRCHRNRWVGALVEARQPMRLISGTADPVSGIAMADRYRQIIEQPDIVALEGVGHYPHFEAPVKVLLALQQFWERD from the coding sequence ATGGAACGCGTGGTCTCTCTGGATATACCCGCTAGCGACGCTGCAACGGGGATTCCCGTCCACCGCTGGCAGCAGGGTGGCAAATGGTTTTCTTACGGTGAACATGCCATCTTCAGTCGCATGGAAGGCAGTGGGGAAGTCTTGCTGTTGTTGCATGGTTTCCCCACCGCCTCCTGGGATTGGAACCGTCTCTGGCGGCCGTTGAGCCAGGCCCGTCAGTTGCTGGTCGCCGACATGCTGGGTTTTGGCTTTTCCGATAAACCGATTGACTACGACTACAGCATCGTCGATCAGGCGGATTTGCAGCAGGGTTGGCTGGAGGCGCTTGGCGTAAAGCGTGTCCATTTGCTGGCCCATGACTATGGTTGCAGTGTGGCCCAAGAGCTATTGGCCCGTGACCAGGAGGAGGGGCTGCCGTTCGAGATTGCCAGCGTCTGCTTCTTGAACGGAGCCCTGTTTCCAGAGGTGCACCAGCCCATCCTGATCCAACGACTATTGGCGGGGCCCTTAGGCGGTCTGGTCAGCCGCGGGTTGACCCGCAGGGTATTCGACCACAACTTTGCCAAGCTGTTCGCGCCCGCCAGCAAACCCTCGGCGGCGGAGCTGGACAACTTCTGGCAGCTACTGGACTACAATAACGGCCGCGGTATCCTGCCTCGGCTGATCCGCTACATGGAGGAGCGGCGTTGCCACCGCAATCGCTGGGTCGGGGCACTTGTCGAGGCCCGGCAGCCCATGCGGTTGATCTCCGGGACGGCTGATCCGGTGTCCGGCATCGCTATGGCAGACCGTTATCGTCAGATCATCGAACAGCCGGATATCGTTGCGCTGGAAGGTGTCGGCCACTACCCGCATTTCGAGGCGCCGGTGAAGGTGCTGCTCGCCCTGCAGCAATTTTGGGAGCGGGATTGA
- the folE gene encoding GTP cyclohydrolase I FolE: MTDKTDAIAQYYEKIMQALGEDTQREGLRNTPQRAAKAMQFLTQGYDQDLESVVNNATFESDMDEMVVVQDIELYSLCEHHLLPFIGKCHIAYIPQGRVLGLSKLARIVDMYARRFQIQENLTRQIAEAVENVTGAEGVGVVIEAQHMCMMMRGVEKQNSLMKTSVMLGSFRKSQATRNEFLTLISRR, from the coding sequence ATGACGGATAAAACAGACGCAATCGCGCAATACTACGAGAAAATCATGCAGGCGCTGGGCGAGGACACCCAGCGCGAAGGCTTGCGCAACACCCCGCAGCGGGCCGCCAAGGCGATGCAGTTCCTGACGCAGGGTTATGACCAGGACCTGGAAAGCGTGGTGAACAACGCGACCTTCGAGTCCGATATGGATGAGATGGTCGTGGTGCAGGACATCGAACTCTACAGCCTGTGCGAACATCACTTGCTGCCGTTTATCGGCAAGTGCCATATCGCCTATATTCCCCAGGGCCGGGTACTGGGCCTGTCCAAGCTGGCCCGAATCGTGGACATGTACGCCCGGCGCTTCCAGATCCAGGAAAACCTGACCCGCCAGATTGCCGAGGCGGTCGAGAACGTGACCGGCGCCGAAGGTGTGGGCGTCGTTATCGAGGCTCAGCACATGTGTATGATGATGCGCGGTGTCGAAAAACAGAACTCCCTGATGAAAACCTCGGTGATGCTCGGCAGCTTCCGCAAATCCCAAGCGACCCGTAACGAGTTTCTGACGCTCATCAGCCGGCGCTGA
- the folX gene encoding dihydroneopterin triphosphate 2'-epimerase, protein MTPPTIEHQATVRIKDLLLRTYIGIKEEEINNQQDVLINVKLRYDATAAVDNNEIESALNYRTITKEIIHHVDGNRFALLERMTHEVLMIVMAHDAVQWAQVEIDKPHALRYAESVSVSLQAHRDAA, encoded by the coding sequence ATGACGCCACCGACCATCGAACACCAGGCTACCGTACGTATCAAGGATCTTTTGCTGCGCACCTATATCGGTATCAAGGAAGAGGAAATCAATAACCAGCAAGACGTGCTGATCAACGTCAAGTTACGCTATGACGCCACCGCCGCTGTCGACAATAACGAGATCGAATCGGCGCTGAACTACCGCACCATCACCAAGGAAATTATCCACCACGTGGACGGCAATCGCTTCGCCCTGCTGGAGCGCATGACCCATGAAGTGTTGATGATCGTGATGGCGCACGATGCGGTCCAATGGGCCCAGGTGGAAATCGACAAGCCTCACGCGCTACGCTATGCCGAATCCGTCTCGGTGTCCCTCCAAGCCCACCGCGACGCTGCCTGA
- a CDS encoding CoA-binding protein encodes MPESRPDQLRQILETVRTIALVGASEKPHRDSHSVMAYLQGRGYRVIPVNPRLAGSQLLGETVYPNLTSIPDAIDMADLFLASHRVGPVVDDAIRKGAKVVWMQIGVIDEAAALRAEEAGRQVVMDRCPKQEIPRLGVPLARAV; translated from the coding sequence ATGCCGGAAAGCCGTCCCGACCAGTTACGCCAGATCCTTGAAACCGTCCGTACGATTGCCCTGGTGGGCGCCAGCGAAAAGCCGCACCGCGACAGTCATAGCGTCATGGCTTATCTACAAGGCCGCGGCTACCGGGTCATTCCCGTAAACCCGAGGCTGGCCGGCAGCCAATTGCTGGGGGAAACGGTCTACCCCAATCTCACCAGCATCCCTGACGCCATCGACATGGCAGACCTGTTCCTCGCCAGTCACCGGGTGGGTCCGGTGGTAGACGACGCTATTCGCAAGGGCGCAAAAGTGGTGTGGATGCAGATCGGCGTGATCGACGAGGCAGCAGCACTGCGCGCCGAAGAGGCCGGCCGGCAGGTCGTCATGGATCGCTGCCCCAAGCAGGAAATTCCTCGCCTCGGTGTGCCTCTGGCCAGAGCGGTATAA